In Malassezia japonica chromosome 2, complete sequence, one DNA window encodes the following:
- a CDS encoding uncharacterized protein (COG:A; EggNog:ENOG503NV9Q), with protein sequence MSGTSYNAMDPNSDPYAPFYYWDALKGKWEFDYDGYARANGPIAQTSSFNTHVNTNELAQQEQQASVYDYDPHRSARLAEPQQIGQLKKGEKRTTVLRRAAGKLWEDQTLLEWDPAHKRLFVGDLGNDVHDDMLTQAFAKYPSFVKARVVRKRGDGKTKGYGFVAFSDPEDFLKAWKEMDGKYIGSRPCRLKKANENVAPVEIGARKDRLLAANAKYDHYLSKGKMGGTVGHNLRRNGGIGKPYAKK encoded by the coding sequence ATGAGCGGTACGAGCTACAATGCGATGGATCCCAACAGTGATCCCTACGCGCCCTTCTACTATTGGGACGCCCTGAAAGGCAAATGGGAGTTTGACTATGACGGCTACGCGCGCGCCAACGGCCCCATTGCCCAAACGAGCAGCTTTAATACCCATGTGAATACGaacgagcttgcgcagcaggagcAACAAGCGTCAGTGTACGACTACGACCCCCATCGCtctgcgcgccttgcggaGCCGCAGCAGATTGGACAGCTCAAGAAAGGCGAGAAGCGCACCACGGtcctgcggcgtgcggcgggcAAGCTGTGGGAGGACCAGACGCTGCTTGAATGGGACCCCGCGCACAAGCGCCTGTTTGtcggcgacctcggcaacgacgtgcacgacgATATGCTCACGCAAGCCTTTGCAAAATACCCCTCGTTTGTCAAGGcacgcgtcgtgcgcaagcgcggcgacggcaagaCGAAAGGCTATGGGTTTGTGGCTTTCTCGGACCCTGAGGACTTTCTCAAGGCCTGGAAGGAGATGGACGGCAAGTACATTggctcgcggccgtgccgtcTGAAGAAGGCCAACGAGAATGTGGCTCCGGTTGAGATTGGCGCGCGCAAAGACCGCTTGCTGGCAGCCAATGCCAAGTACGACCACTATCTCTCCAAAGGCAAGATGGGCGGCACCGTCGGCCACAACCTGCGGCGAAACGGAGGCATCGGCAAGCCGTACGCAAAAAAGTAG
- a CDS encoding uncharacterized protein (EggNog:ENOG503NVEU; COG:J; BUSCO:EOG09264U81), producing the protein MVSDGFKLKEVDDVVYEVDASMIVVQEGDVDIGGNPSAEEQAEALENGAEQVIDIVHSFRLQSTSFDKKSYLTYLKSYMKSIKTKLQESNPERVPIFEKKAAEFAKKIVTNFKDYEFFTGESMDPDGMVALLNYREDGVTPFLIFWKDGLNETKI; encoded by the exons ATGGTTTCCGACGGCTTCAAGCT TAAggaggtcgacgacgtggTCTACGAGGTCGACGCTTCGATGATCGTCGTCCAGGAGGGTGACGTTGACATTGGTGGCAACCCCtccgccgaggagcaggccgaggccctCGAGAACGGTGCTGAGCAGGTGATCGACATTGTCCACTCGTTCCGTCTCCAGTCGACCTCGTTCGACAAGAAGTCGTACCTCACCTACCTCAAGAGCTACATGAAGTCGATCAAGACCAAGCTCCAGGAGTCGAACCCCGAGCGCGTCCCCATCTTCGAGAAGAAGGCCGCCGAGTTCGCCAAGAAGATCGTCACCAACTTCAAGGACTACGAGTTCTTCACCGGCGAGTCGATGGACCCCGATGGCATGGTCGCCCTCCTCAACTACCGCGAGGACGGTGTCACCCCCTTCCTGATCTTCTGGAAGGACGGCCTGAACGAGACCAAGATCTAA
- a CDS encoding nicotinamide-nucleotide adenylyltransferase (EggNog:ENOG503P66H; COG:S) gives MSAGGLLPAARTRALRDALEQFSQGIQDASKRLRVVYSTRPDWDALSGERHYAVLDASFNPPTRAHLALASMPRSATDSKALYDAHILIFSVRNADKGRGRPGDASPLQRLEMIELLAKQLEKDLPKPNVAVALVDEPLVFAKSTLIHETLAKDAPLHLHYLMGSDTITRVFQPKYYASEAHLASSCTKFFEEEQSVMVCAERSAESVTGHAGHPDWSGDEARSDELRTLLASAGPAHDWYKRGAIQLRHLDPDAARHSSTAEVPTGDAARTALCQMVPDTLVDYLLAHNTYKKSE, from the exons ATGAGCGCCGGGGGGCTGCTgccggccgcacgcacgcgtGCTCTGCGCGATGCACTCGAGCAGTTTTCTCAGGGAATCCAGGATGCATCCAAAAGGCTTCGTGTAGTGTACTCGACGCGCCCAGATTGGGACGCATTGTCGGGCGAGCGGCACTatgcggtgctcgacgcgtcgttTAACCCTCCCACacgcgcgcacctcgccctCGCATCCAtgccacgcagcgcgacggaTTCCAAGGCGCTGTATGACGCGCATATACTCATTTTCTCTGTGCGCAACGCGGACAAGGGACGGGGCCGCCCGGGCGATGCGAGcccgctgcagcgcctcgagatGATTGAACTACTTgccaagcagctcgagaaggACTTGCCGAAGCCCAATGTCGCCGTCGcactcgtcgacgagccgctcgtGTTTGCCAAGTCGACCTTGATTCACGAGACACTCGCCAAGGACGCACCGCTGCATCTCCACTACTTGATGGGCAGCGATACCATCACCCGTGTCTTTCAGCCCAAGTACTacgcgtccgaggcgcacctcgcgtcgtcgtgcacCAAGTTCTTTGAGGAGGAACAGTCGGTGATGgtctgcgccgagcgctctGCCGAGTCAGTCACTGGGCATGCCGGGCACCCGGATTGGTCAGGCGACGAGGCACGCTCGGatgagctgcgcacgctcctcgccaGTGCCGGGCCGGCACACGACTGGTACAAGCGCGGTGCGATCCAGCTGCGCCACCTCGAtccggacgcggcgcggcacagctcgacggcc GAGGTGCCGACGGgtgacgcggcgcgcacggccctgTGTCAAATGGTGCCGGACACGTTGGTGGACTACCTACTCGCTCACAATACGTACAAAAAGTCGGAATGA